CGTGGTTGCGAAAGGGCCTGGTTCTTATACAGGTGTTAGAATCGGTGTAACAATCGCAAAGACACTTGCGTGGACACTAAAAAAAGAACTCGTTGGGATTTCGAGCCTGGAAGTACTCGCTCAGAGCGGAAAATACTTTGATGGCTATACCGTTCCTTTATTTGATGCACGCCGCACGCAGCTGTTTACGGGGCTTTACGGAAGAAATGATTCAGGAGAGTTTCAAAATCTTTGGGAAGACCAGATCATCTTATTAAAAGATTGGTTGGACAAGCTTAAAGAGCTAGATAAAAAGATATTATTCGTCGGAAACGATTTACCTCTTCACCAAGAGACGATTCAGAACGTGTTGGGGGACCAAGCTATTTTTGGACAAGTATCTGATCACAATCCGCGTCCAAGCGAACTCGGACGTATCGGTATGACGAGCGAACCGGTTGATATCCATTCGTTTACTCCAAGCTATCTTCAGTTGGCAGAAGCAGAAGTGAACTGGCTGAAGTCACAAGGAAAGTAGGGTGGATCTGATGGGAGAGCCTTATACATTCAGACTGGCAAAAGTAAGCGATATAGATGATATCCTTGGGATCGAGCAAGCATCGTTTGCTGTTCCATGGTCCCGAGAAGCTTTTTATAGAGAAATCGTTGAGAACCAGTTCGCTCATTACCTCGTTATCGAAGACTCCTTTCAGCCGGTCGGTTATTGTGGCATCTGGCTCGTTATGGACGAGGCACATGTTACGAACATCGCAATCCTTCCTTCTTATAGAGGAAGAAAGCTAGGGGAGATGCTCATGAGAGAAGCGATCAAACTTGCGAAGATGCATGGCGCGGTATCGATGACGCTAGAGGCACGCGTAAGTAATCATGTGGCACAGAACTTATATAAAAAACTAGGATTTGAAGCAGGCGGTATTCGAAAAAACTATTATAGCGATAATGGTGAAGATGCTTTAGTCATGTGGGTGGAATTATGATAAAAGATGAATTGATATTAGCGATAGAAACAAGCTGTGATGAGACAGCAGTAGCGATTGTGAAGAACGGTACAGAACTGTTGGCAAACGTTGTCGCGTCACAGATCGAGAGTCATAAGCGTTTTGGCGGCGTTGTTCCTGAGGTGGCGTCACGCCATCATGTTGAAGAGATTACGGTCGTAATTGAAGAAGCGCTGAATCAAGCGGAGTTAGAGCCAGGAGATCTTACAGCAGTTGCTGTAACAGAAGGACCAGGCCTCGTCGGAGCACTATTAATCGGTGTTAACGCAGCGAAAGCGTTCGCTTTTGCACACGGGCTACCGCTCGTTCCTGTGCATCATATCGCAGGACATATCTATGCGAACCGACTTGAAAAAGAAATGACGTTTCCACTGTTGTCTCTTATCGTCTCAGGCGGGCATACAGAGCTTGTCCTGATGGAGGAGCACGGAACGTTCAAAGTAATCGGTGAAACGAGAGACGACGCAGCAGGGGAAGCGTATGATAAAGTGGCGCGAACACTGAACATGCCATACCCAGGCGGTCCTCATATCGATAAGCTGGCACAAGAGGGTGAAGCGAACATTGACCTGCCTCGCGCTTGGCTAGAGCCGAACTCGCTTGATTTCAGCTTCAGCGGCTTGAAGTCAGCTGTTATCAACACGGTTCACAATGCAACACAGCGTGGAGAAGTGATCAAGCCTGAAGATCTCGCTGCAAGCTTCCAAGCGAGTGTTGTGGATGTACTTGTGGAAAAAACATATCGTGCCGCAGAGCAATATAACGTAAAACAAGTCCTCTTGGCCGGTGGAGTAGCGGCGAACAAAGGACTTCGTCACATGCTAGAGAACCGTTTTAATGGAACAAAGTATGATCTCGTCATTCCTCCGCTTCACTTATGCACAGATAATGCAGCTATGATTGGTGCTGCAGGAAGTGTGGCGTACCAAAAAGGAACGCGTGGAGATATGGCATTAAACGGTGTACCTGGATTAGATTTAGAAGCGCAATAATGAAAAAGCTCTTTTCCTTATATGAGGAGAAGAGCTTTTTTAGTAATCGACTTAATTCGACACAAAAACCCTTCATTTTTGTGGAAAAGTTATACACAGGTTTGTGGATAATGTGGACAATGGTTTTGAAACATTTGAAATAAAGGGTTTGTGTTATACACAATTCACATCATGTATACACATGTTCGTGTGGATAAAGTGGATAAGTCGTCAAAAAGTGCAAAATCCACAGGTTGATCTGTGGATAAGAATGATTATTCGAAAATTTCACTGGGTGTTTTTTTAAGTTTATTAAGATATTTGTGTGTAACGTTGGGGAAGAAGTGCGTAAGTGATGTCGAAACGTGCGCAGCGAATTAAATGACAAAAAAGCTGACATCCCTACAAAAAGTAAGGATATCAGCTTTCAACTTAAGCATTTTGTAGTTCTTCCCATTCTTCCATCAACGTTTCCATCTCTTCATTCAAAACATCAAGCTGAGACTGGAATTCTTGCGTCTTTTCATAATCCTGAAAGACTTCAGGTTTACAAAGTTCAGCTTCGGCCAAAGTGATTTTCGTTTCTAGTCCTTCAAGCAGACCATCGATCTCCTCGATACGGCGCTGTCTTTTACGATCCAGCTTCTTCGCTTCTTTATCGATCGAGTTTTTCGCACCGTTTCCTTGGTTTGAAGAAGGAGTGTTAACCGCGTTCTCCGCTTTCTGGCGCGCAGCGATTTCTTCACGTGCTTTCATCTCATTTTTCTTTTCGGTGTAATAGTCGTAGTCACCTAGATACTCGGTCATGCCTGTTGGCGCGAGCTCAACGACTTTCGTGGCGATACGGTTTATGAAATAACGGTCATGCGATACGAATAGGATCGTACCAGGATAGTGGATCAGAGCTTGTTCAAGGATCTCTTTGCTGTCAAGATCCAGATGGTTCGTCGGCTCGTCCAGCAGAAGAAGGTTTCCTTTCTCCATCATAAGCTTCGCCAGGGCAAGTCGAGCCTTCTGACCACCGCTCAGCTCTGTTACAAGCTTAAGTACATCGTCACCGCTAAACAGGAACTGTCCGAGGATCGAGCGGATCTCTTTTTCTGTTTTTTCCGGATAGTCATCCCACAGCTCGTTAAGAAGAGTCTTGCGGGAATGCAGATCCGCTTGTTCCTGATCATAGTGAGAGATCATGAGTCCACTGCCGTACCGTATATCGCCCGATATGAGCGGCAGCTGCTTACGTATCACTTTTAATAAAGTCGATTTGCCGATACCGTTCGGTCCAACGATCGCGACGCTGTCCTGGCGGTTGATCGCTACCGATACGTTCTTAAATAACGGCTCACCGTCTTCATATCCTGTGCTCACGTTCTCAAGCTTCAGCACATCGTTCCCGCTTTGTCTCTCAATCTCAAAAGAAAAACTAGCAGACTTTTCGGCACCAGCGGGACGCTCTTTTAATTCCATCTTCTCTAACTGTTTGCGACGACTCTGTGCACGTTTCGTAGTCGAAGCACGCACGATGTTGCGCTGAATAAAATCTTCTAACTTCGCAACCTGCTCTTGCTGCTTCTCAAACTCTTTCATCTCTTGAGCGAAACGCTCCGCTTTTTGCTCGAGATAGCTAGAATAGTTACCTGTGAAACGGTAAGAACGTTTTCTAGAAACCTCATAAACGGTCGTTACGATCTTATCGAGGAAATACCGGTCATGGGAGACGATCAAAATGCCGCCGGGATAACTCTGCAGATATTGCTCGAGCCACGTGAGCGTTTTGATGTCTAAGTGGTTCGTCGGCTCATCGAGAATGAGTAGATCTGGTTTAGTTAATAGGAGCTTTGCGAGTGCGAGTCTCGTTTTTTGCCCTCCACTTAATGTGTTGATCTTCGTATCGCGATCAAAATCGGCAAACTGAAAACCGTGAAGTACCGTACGAATTTCTGCTTCATACTGATAGCCACCTTCGTCTTTAAATGTTACTTGCAGCGCATCATAGTCTTTTAAGAGACGTTCATACTCCGCTTCATTCGCAATCACTTCTGGATCGCCCATACGCGCTTCCATCTCACGCAGCTTTTTCTCTTTTTTACGAAGGTCTTCAAACACCGAGAGCATCTCGTTCCAAATCGACTCATCGGAGTCCAGCCCCGCATCTTGTGCGAGATAACCAGTTTTCACGTCTTTCGGAATCATGACATGACCAGAATCGTAGGAATACTCACCAGTAATCACGCGTAGCAGCGTAGATTTACCCGCACCGTTCCGCCCAACAAGCGCGATCCGCTCACCTTTTTGAACCTCTAGTTTTATATTCGATAAAATAACGTCCGCGCCAAACGACTTCGTAACGTCCTGAACTTGTAAAATAATCATTGTAATTTCACCTCTATGGAAAACGGGTGGTTTTATTTATTTAATTGACTTGTTTGTTACTTTTGAATAATGCTGAAAAAGTACTTCTTTGATAAGTTGGTTGGAGCGCAAGGCACGAGACTCCTGTGGGACAAGCGGTCAGGTGAGACCCTTAATGGCGCAAAGCGGCAAGGGGCTCACCGCCTGCCCCACGGAAAGCGAAGTGCCTGGAGCGGAGAACAACTACTTACACAAACATGCTTTTATACAATCAGCCCTTAAATAAACAATATAACCCTGTCTAACTAGTAGTTTAGCGTAGTTTGGAGATTCGCGCCAACAAAGGGAATGTTCAACATTTTGCAATAATTACAAGTAAAATCTTAACGACAATAAAAGCGGTTTCGTGTATATTCATCATGAGGAGGGGTTTTATGACAGAGTTTACCCATTTTAACGAAGAAGGCCGTGCGCGCATGGTTGATATTTCGGAAAAAGAAACATCTCACCGAACAGCCGTAGCGGTAAGCGGGGTAACGGTTTCTGAAGAAGTCTTCCTTAAGATCAAAGAAAACGGATTTAAAAAAGGGGACGTTCTAGCCGTCGCACAGATCGCTGGAATCATGGCTGCGAAAAAAACCTCTGACTGGATTCCGATGTGTCACCCGTTATCACTGACTGGCGTTGATCTGTCTTTTTCATGGGATGAATTAGCGGACAGCATGTTTAAATTAAACATCCAAGTTGAAGTGAAAACGAAGGGCAGCACCGGTGTTGAGATGGAGGCGTTAACAGCGGCTTCTGCAGCAGCGTTAACCGTCTATGATATGTGTAAAGCAGCGGATAAGGGAATGGTGATCGGGCCTACATACCTCCATTCGAAAACAGGAGGAAAGAATGGGGACTTTCTACGTTCTTCAAGCCCTGACAAAATATGATACAATAGGAATAGATAAGCTTTCTAAACTTGGAGGGCTCCAAATATGAACCAAGATCAGTTAAAAATACCACACGCAACAGCAAAACGGCTGCCCTTGTATTATCGTTTTTTGAAAAACTTATCATCTTCCGGTAAACAAAGGGTGTCTTCTGCTGAATTAAGCGAAGCTGTGAAAGTAGATTCTGCAACAATCCGCAGAGATTTTTCCTACTTTGGCGCATTAGGCAAAAAAGGTTATGGCTACAATGTTAATTATCTGTTGTCGTTCTTCGCAAAGACGTTGAACCAGGATGAAACAACAACCGTAGCATTAATCGGAGTAGGTAACTTAGGCACGGCCTTCTTACATTACAATTTCACCAAAAATAACAATACCAAAATAGAAGTCGCATTCGATGTAGACCGAGCAAAAATCGGCAGCGAAATTGCCGGAGTTCCGATCTATCACACAGAAGACATCGAGCAAGAACTGAAGAACCGAGGCATCGATGTTGCGATCCTCACCGTTCCAGTAGGAGCCGCTCAATCGATCGCCGATCAACTCGAGCGCGCAGGTGTAACAGGCATCTTAAACTTCACACCCGCCCGATTGACCGTCTCACCCGAGATTCGTGTTCATCACATCGATTTAGCTGTTGAATTGCAATCGCTTGTTTATTTTATGAAAAACTATTCTTAAAACAAGGAGGTAATCGTTATGTTAGGACCAGGAAGTATCGCGGTAATCGGACTTGCAGCTCTTGTTATGTTTGGACCGAAAAAGCTGCCTGAGCTAGGTAAAGCAGCAGGTAAGACGCTTCGCGAGTTCAAAAATGCAACAAAGGGCATGATGGACGAAGAAGATGACAAAAAGGAAAGCGAACAACTGAAGAAGTAAGGATGTTTGTCTATGACCTCTGAAAAAAATATGTCGCTATACGGTCACATTGGCGAATTACGAAAGCGCATCATATGGGCGATTCTAGCCTTCTTCTTATTCTTGATCGCTGGATTTTTCTTAGCCAAGCCCGTAATCGTATATCTGCAAAGTGACCCAATCGCAAAGAACATTCAGATGAACGCTTTTCATCTAACCGATCCACTGAACGTGTACATGACGTTTGCCTTCTTCATCGGCCTCGTCCTATCCGCACCAGTGGTGTTGTACCAACTCTGGGCATTCATCAGCCCGGGGCTCTATGAGAACGAACGAAAAGTAACGCTTATGTACATCCCGATCGCATTCGTGCTCTTCTTAACGGGACTCGCATTCTCGTACTTTATTCTGTTTCCGTTCGTTGTGAGCTTTATGGGAAATGTCGCCGTGGCACTTAGTGTAGAAGGCGAATACGGAATTCAAGAATACTTCTCATTCCTATTCAACATCACACTGCCGTTCGGCCTGTTGTTCCAGTTCCCAGTCTTGATCATGTTTCTGACTCGACTTGGAATCGTAACACCTGATTTCCTTAAGAGCATTCGAAAAGTAGCCTACTTTGGGATTTTAGTAGTAGCGGGATTGATTACACCGCCAGAGCTGCTGTCTCACTTGATGGTTACGTTCCCGCTCTTGCTTTTATATGAGATCAGCATCATCATATCGAAGGCCGCTTATAAAAAACGCATGAAAGCCGAAGTCGAAGCACTCGTAAAAGAACGAGAAGCCCAGGCAGAAGCTGTGTATCATGATTAAAAAGAGGATGACTCCACGTGGGGAATCCTCTTTTTTGTGTGGTTGGAGTGGGTTGTGATTGAGAGTGGACAGTAAAAGCGGGGAATTGGACAGTAAATGTGTAAAAGTGGACAGTATTTTTTCGAAAGTGGATAGTAAAACTCGAAAAGTGGACAGTATTTTCGTGGAAGTCGACAGTAAGGCATACTTTGAGGGTTTTGCAGGCGACGCAGGTGCCTGCTTGAGCACCAAAACAGCCTTTGTTTTGATGCTGGTGATGATAATCTGTCGGATTCGAAGATTAATCTGTCCGATTGGCCGTATAATCTGTCCAATTCCCAACATAATCTGTCCAAACTAGCCAATAATCTGTCCAATCTCACATCCGCCACTGGCCAACCTCACAATGCACCGCCCCAAAATCCTACACAAACAAAAAAACTGCCTCCATCAGAAGCAGTTCCCCCATATTATTTCTTCTTTTTTCTTTTCAAGTGGTTGTTTAACGCGAAATAGCGGATGGCATTCGCATAATCGAAGGTTGCTACGACCATCGTAATGATGGTCCAGAAGCTTGTCATGCCGTACTCGCTTGCGTAATGAACGGCTAAGTACGTAAAGACGACTCCGATCCCTAAATATAAAAATGCCATAAACAGTGGTGATGTCTTCATAATAGTCCTCCAATAATCAGTTGCGCTGTTTCTAGCTGTTGTTCCATTTCTTTGATTTTATCGGCAAATAATACTTGAACGATCAAAACGAGCGTGTTCATGGCAACGTGTGCAGCGATCGGTACGATAAGGCGTTGCGTTTTAACATAAAGAAAAGCGAACGTGAAGCCCATTGCCGTGTAGATTAATAAGTGTGTGAAATCCGCATGAACAGCAGCAAAGATTAAAGAACTGATCAAAGCAGAAATAAAGAAATTATAGCGTTTATGAAGAGAGCCGAAAATAATCTTTCGGAAGATGATCTCTTCTAGTATTGGCCCAACGATGGCCGTTACAATCATAAAATATTTAACGTTTTTCACGATTTCAACGAGTTGCTTCGTGTTTTCCGATCCAGGTTGGATACCGAACAGGTTCATCTCGATCATGCTCGCGATAATTTGAGCGGCGTATGCCATAAAAATACCGATGATCGACCATAGAACGGCAGATCCTTTTGAGACGCGCTTAGAATTTCGGTGGCGTTCTCTCATTTCAGGGATCAGCATGTAAAGGATAATCACAAGAGCCACGATAAAGCTGAACGTTCCCCAAATTCCAAAAAGTTGATTTCTAGGAACACCAAGTTCGTTTAACAGTGGAACCCCAATGTAACCTGAGAATTGCATCACGATATATATGAAGATGATCCACCAATATTTTTTCTTCAAATTACCTTCTCCTTTACTTACAGCCCTAAAAATAATTGCGTTTTATACCTCTTTATATGCTTACCCATTTTAACATAGAATAGGCAGGGCTCGCGAGGATATCGAATTTGAGGGTAATTCGATTTATATTTATATTTCTCACTTGCAAAATTTTTTAGTTTTATTTATTATTAGAAATGGAGTTAGCACTCACTAACAAAGAGTGCTAATAAGAAATCTTTTAACTATTTAAGGAGGGTGTTTCACTTGTTAAAGCCACTAGGTGACCGTATTATTATTGAGCTTGTAGAAGGTGAAGAAAAAACTGCAAGCGGCATTGTATTGCCAGATTCAGCAAAAGAAAAGCCTCAAGAAGGAAAAGTTGTTGCTGTAGGTACGGGCCGTGTAACGGATAACGGCGAGCGTATCTCTTTAGAAGTTTCTGAAGGCAACACGATTATTTTCTCAAAATACGCTGGTACAGAAGTTAAGTACCAAGGTAAAGAATACTTGATTCTTCGTGAGTCTGACGTTTTAGCGATCGTAGGCTAATCTTTAGGTAACTGGGAAGCTTCAAAATTTTGAAGCTACATAAATTAAACATTAAGCATATGTAAGTCACTAACTTTTAAAATTAATGGGAGGGTTTTTACATGGCTAAAGATATTAAATTTAGTGAAGACGCGCGCCGCTCAATGCTTCGTGGTGTTGATGCACTAGCAAACGCTGTAAAAGTAACACTTGGACCAAAAGGACGTAACGTTGTGCTTGAGAAGAAATTCGGTTCTCCTCTAATCACAAACGACGGTGTTACAATTGCAAAAGAAATCGAGCTTGAAGATGCATTCGAAAACATGGGTGCGAAGCTTGTAGCTGAAGTTGCGAGCAAAACGAACGACGTAGCAGGAGATGGAACAACAACTGCAACCGTTCTTGCTCAAGCGATGATCCGTGAAGGATTGAAGAACGTAACAAGCGGAGCAAACCCAATGGTACTTCGCAAAGGAATCGAAAAAGCAACGGCTGCTGCTGTTCAAGAATTAAAAGCGATCTCTAAACCAATCGAAGGCAAAGAGTCTATCGCACAAGTTGCGGCAATCTCTGCAGCTGACGAAGAAGTAGGACAATTGATTGCTGAAGCGATGGAGCGCGTTGGAAACGACGGCGTTATCACGATTGAAGAATCAAAAGGATTCACAACTGAGCTTGAAGTGGTTGAAGGTATGCAGTTCGATCGCGGATATGCATCTCCATACATGGTAACAAACTCTGACAAGATGGAAGCAGAGCTTGAGAACCCGTACATCCTTATCACAGATAAGAAGATTACGAACATCCAAGAAATCCTTCCAGTTCTTGAGCAAGTGGTACAACAAGGGAAATCTCTATTGTTGATCGCTGAAGACGTTGAAGGTGAAGCACTTGCTACATTAGTAGTTAACAAGCTTCGCGGAACGTTTAATGCAGTAGCTGTAAAAGCTCCTGGATTCGGTGACCGTCGTAAAGCAATGCTAGAAGACATTGCAGTTCTAACTGGCGGTGAAGTGATCACAGAAGAGCTAGGTCTTGACCTTAAGACTGCGAACATCACGCAGCTTGGTACAGCTTCTAAAGTTGTGGTAACAAAAGAAAACACAACTATCGTAGAAGGTGCAGGAGATTCTTCTAAGATCGCAGCTCGTGTTAACCAAATCAAAGCGCAACTCGAAGAAACAACTTCTGAGTTCGATAAAGAAAAATTACAAGAGCGCTTAGCCAAATTAGCTGGTGGAGTAGCGGTAATCAAAGTTGGTGCAGCTACAGAAACTGAGCTTAAAGAGCGTAAACTTCGTATCGAAGACGCACTAAACTCTACGCGTGCAGCAGTTGAAGAGGGGATTGTATCCGGTGGTGGTACAGCTCTAGTTAACGTGCTAAAAGCAATCGCTCAAGTAGAAGCTACTGGAGATGAGTTAACAGGTGTGAAATTAGTACTTCGTGCACTAGAAGAGCCAGTTCGTCAAATCGCACACAACGCAGGTCTTGAAGGATCTGTAGTGGTTGAGCGTCTGAAGAACGAAGAAATCGGAATCGGCTTCAACGCAGCAGCTGGCGAGTGGGTAAACATGTTCGAATCCGGAATCGTTGACCCAACAAAAGTTACACGTTCAGCTCTACAAAACGCAGCATCCGTATCTGCAATGTTCCTAACAACAGAAGCAGTAATCGCGGATAAGCCAGAAGAAAACGCTGGCGGCGGAATGCCTGACATGTCCGGCATGGGCATGGGTGGAATGGGCGGCATGATGTAATAACGCCCACAAAATCCAAGTAATAGGATTTGTGAGTAATACAAAGAAGGTGGAATGCTAGCTAAACTAGCATTTTGCTGACATAAAGGAATTTTCGGGAGCTTCTCATAAGTAGA
This genomic interval from Fictibacillus halophilus contains the following:
- a CDS encoding YdiK family protein, with protein sequence MKTSPLFMAFLYLGIGVVFTYLAVHYASEYGMTSFWTIITMVVATFDYANAIRYFALNNHLKRKKKK
- the tatC gene encoding twin-arginine translocase subunit TatC; this translates as MTSEKNMSLYGHIGELRKRIIWAILAFFLFLIAGFFLAKPVIVYLQSDPIAKNIQMNAFHLTDPLNVYMTFAFFIGLVLSAPVVLYQLWAFISPGLYENERKVTLMYIPIAFVLFLTGLAFSYFILFPFVVSFMGNVAVALSVEGEYGIQEYFSFLFNITLPFGLLFQFPVLIMFLTRLGIVTPDFLKSIRKVAYFGILVVAGLITPPELLSHLMVTFPLLLLYEISIIISKAAYKKRMKAEVEALVKEREAQAEAVYHD
- a CDS encoding redox-sensing transcriptional repressor Rex: MNQDQLKIPHATAKRLPLYYRFLKNLSSSGKQRVSSAELSEAVKVDSATIRRDFSYFGALGKKGYGYNVNYLLSFFAKTLNQDETTTVALIGVGNLGTAFLHYNFTKNNNTKIEVAFDVDRAKIGSEIAGVPIYHTEDIEQELKNRGIDVAILTVPVGAAQSIADQLERAGVTGILNFTPARLTVSPEIRVHHIDLAVELQSLVYFMKNYS
- the groES gene encoding co-chaperone GroES, with protein sequence MLKPLGDRIIIELVEGEEKTASGIVLPDSAKEKPQEGKVVAVGTGRVTDNGERISLEVSEGNTIIFSKYAGTEVKYQGKEYLILRESDVLAIVG
- the moaC gene encoding cyclic pyranopterin monophosphate synthase MoaC, with the protein product MTEFTHFNEEGRARMVDISEKETSHRTAVAVSGVTVSEEVFLKIKENGFKKGDVLAVAQIAGIMAAKKTSDWIPMCHPLSLTGVDLSFSWDELADSMFKLNIQVEVKTKGSTGVEMEALTAASAAALTVYDMCKAADKGMVIGPTYLHSKTGGKNGDFLRSSSPDKI
- the rimI gene encoding ribosomal protein S18-alanine N-acetyltransferase, which codes for MGEPYTFRLAKVSDIDDILGIEQASFAVPWSREAFYREIVENQFAHYLVIEDSFQPVGYCGIWLVMDEAHVTNIAILPSYRGRKLGEMLMREAIKLAKMHGAVSMTLEARVSNHVAQNLYKKLGFEAGGIRKNYYSDNGEDALVMWVEL
- a CDS encoding twin-arginine translocase TatA/TatE family subunit; the protein is MLGPGSIAVIGLAALVMFGPKKLPELGKAAGKTLREFKNATKGMMDEEDDKKESEQLKK
- the abc-f gene encoding ribosomal protection-like ABC-F family protein; its protein translation is MIILQVQDVTKSFGADVILSNIKLEVQKGERIALVGRNGAGKSTLLRVITGEYSYDSGHVMIPKDVKTGYLAQDAGLDSDESIWNEMLSVFEDLRKKEKKLREMEARMGDPEVIANEAEYERLLKDYDALQVTFKDEGGYQYEAEIRTVLHGFQFADFDRDTKINTLSGGQKTRLALAKLLLTKPDLLILDEPTNHLDIKTLTWLEQYLQSYPGGILIVSHDRYFLDKIVTTVYEVSRKRSYRFTGNYSSYLEQKAERFAQEMKEFEKQQEQVAKLEDFIQRNIVRASTTKRAQSRRKQLEKMELKERPAGAEKSASFSFEIERQSGNDVLKLENVSTGYEDGEPLFKNVSVAINRQDSVAIVGPNGIGKSTLLKVIRKQLPLISGDIRYGSGLMISHYDQEQADLHSRKTLLNELWDDYPEKTEKEIRSILGQFLFSGDDVLKLVTELSGGQKARLALAKLMMEKGNLLLLDEPTNHLDLDSKEILEQALIHYPGTILFVSHDRYFINRIATKVVELAPTGMTEYLGDYDYYTEKKNEMKAREEIAARQKAENAVNTPSSNQGNGAKNSIDKEAKKLDRKRQRRIEEIDGLLEGLETKITLAEAELCKPEVFQDYEKTQEFQSQLDVLNEEMETLMEEWEELQNA
- the groL gene encoding chaperonin GroEL (60 kDa chaperone family; promotes refolding of misfolded polypeptides especially under stressful conditions; forms two stacked rings of heptamers to form a barrel-shaped 14mer; ends can be capped by GroES; misfolded proteins enter the barrel where they are refolded when GroES binds) → MAKDIKFSEDARRSMLRGVDALANAVKVTLGPKGRNVVLEKKFGSPLITNDGVTIAKEIELEDAFENMGAKLVAEVASKTNDVAGDGTTTATVLAQAMIREGLKNVTSGANPMVLRKGIEKATAAAVQELKAISKPIEGKESIAQVAAISAADEEVGQLIAEAMERVGNDGVITIEESKGFTTELEVVEGMQFDRGYASPYMVTNSDKMEAELENPYILITDKKITNIQEILPVLEQVVQQGKSLLLIAEDVEGEALATLVVNKLRGTFNAVAVKAPGFGDRRKAMLEDIAVLTGGEVITEELGLDLKTANITQLGTASKVVVTKENTTIVEGAGDSSKIAARVNQIKAQLEETTSEFDKEKLQERLAKLAGGVAVIKVGAATETELKERKLRIEDALNSTRAAVEEGIVSGGGTALVNVLKAIAQVEATGDELTGVKLVLRALEEPVRQIAHNAGLEGSVVVERLKNEEIGIGFNAAAGEWVNMFESGIVDPTKVTRSALQNAASVSAMFLTTEAVIADKPEENAGGGMPDMSGMGMGGMGGMM
- a CDS encoding CPBP family intramembrane glutamic endopeptidase, whose amino-acid sequence is MKKKYWWIIFIYIVMQFSGYIGVPLLNELGVPRNQLFGIWGTFSFIVALVIILYMLIPEMRERHRNSKRVSKGSAVLWSIIGIFMAYAAQIIASMIEMNLFGIQPGSENTKQLVEIVKNVKYFMIVTAIVGPILEEIIFRKIIFGSLHKRYNFFISALISSLIFAAVHADFTHLLIYTAMGFTFAFLYVKTQRLIVPIAAHVAMNTLVLIVQVLFADKIKEMEQQLETAQLIIGGLL
- the tsaB gene encoding tRNA (adenosine(37)-N6)-threonylcarbamoyltransferase complex dimerization subunit type 1 TsaB: MKVLAIDTSNLVMGISVLDEGKVLGEYITNLKKNHSIRVMPAIEEVLKETGVKPADLDRIVVAKGPGSYTGVRIGVTIAKTLAWTLKKELVGISSLEVLAQSGKYFDGYTVPLFDARRTQLFTGLYGRNDSGEFQNLWEDQIILLKDWLDKLKELDKKILFVGNDLPLHQETIQNVLGDQAIFGQVSDHNPRPSELGRIGMTSEPVDIHSFTPSYLQLAEAEVNWLKSQGK
- the tsaD gene encoding tRNA (adenosine(37)-N6)-threonylcarbamoyltransferase complex transferase subunit TsaD produces the protein MIKDELILAIETSCDETAVAIVKNGTELLANVVASQIESHKRFGGVVPEVASRHHVEEITVVIEEALNQAELEPGDLTAVAVTEGPGLVGALLIGVNAAKAFAFAHGLPLVPVHHIAGHIYANRLEKEMTFPLLSLIVSGGHTELVLMEEHGTFKVIGETRDDAAGEAYDKVARTLNMPYPGGPHIDKLAQEGEANIDLPRAWLEPNSLDFSFSGLKSAVINTVHNATQRGEVIKPEDLAASFQASVVDVLVEKTYRAAEQYNVKQVLLAGGVAANKGLRHMLENRFNGTKYDLVIPPLHLCTDNAAMIGAAGSVAYQKGTRGDMALNGVPGLDLEAQ